The proteins below are encoded in one region of Juglans microcarpa x Juglans regia isolate MS1-56 chromosome 4D, Jm3101_v1.0, whole genome shotgun sequence:
- the LOC121259767 gene encoding REF/SRPP-like protein At3g05500 isoform X2 has product MAEGDLRSQDGMTREEEEQMRLKYLEFVQVATIHAAVCFSNLYCYAKGKSGPLKPGVETVEGTVKSVVGPVYDKFHDVPVEVLKYVDRKVDASVTELDRRVPPIIKQASSQAFSAAQSAPVVARAVASEVKRAGVVDTASGIAKSVYTKCEPTAKDLYSKYEPKAEQCAVSAWRKLNQLPLFPQVAQVVVPTAAYCTEKYNQTVRDTAEKGYKVSSYLPLVPTEKIAKVFSVDGAESEPLVSSGNEAAVAAH; this is encoded by the exons ATGGCCGAAGGAGATTTGAGATCGCAGGATGGCATG acaagggaggaggaggagcagaTGCGGCTGAAGTACCTGGAATTCGTGCAGGTGGCTACAATTCACGCTGCGGTGTGCTTCTCGAACCTCTACTGCTACGCCAAGGGCAAGTCCGGCCCTCTGAAGCCCGGCGTTGAGACCGTGGAGGGCACCGTCAAGAGCGTCGTCGGACCTGTCTACGACAAGTTCCACGACGTTCCCGTCGAGGTTCTCAAGTACGTCGACCGCAAG GTGGATGCATCTGTGACTGAATTGGACCGTCGTGTGCCCCCAATTATCAAGCAAGCTTCTTCCCAGGCATTCTCAGCTGCTCAGAGTGCCCCCGTGGTAGCTCGAGCTGTAGCTTCCGAAGTTAAGCGTGCTGGGGTGGTGGACACTGCCTCGGGAATTGCCAAATCTGTTTACACCAAGTGCGAGCCAACCGCCAAGGATCTCTATTCCAAGTACGAACCCAAGGCCGAGCAGTGTGCAGTGTCGGCTTGGCGCAAGCTCAATCAGCTCCCTCTCTTCCCTCAGGTGGCTCAAGTTGTTGTCCCAACCGCAGCATATTGTACAGAGAAGTACAACCAAACGGTGCGCGACACTGCAGAGAAAGGGTACAAGGTTTCTTCTTATCTGCCCTTGGTCCCTACAGAAAAGATTGCCAAGGTTTTCAGTGTTGATGGTGCTGAATCAGAGCCTTTGGTTTCCAGTGGAAATGAAGCAGCTGTGGCAGCCCATTGA